From one Rosa rugosa chromosome 4, drRosRugo1.1, whole genome shotgun sequence genomic stretch:
- the LOC133744701 gene encoding anthocyanidin 3-O-glucosyltransferase 2-like — translation MLDKQSDAMNRISPKGHVAILAFPFGCHAKPVLNLVCKLAKAAPNTRFSFFNTLKSNDLLFSESKSEILENIIPYNVSDGVPTNHVLTGNPLEAVNLFLKAAPENFKTCIEKAMADTSTQISCLITDGFLVFGSQMAENLDVPWIPIWIPLPCTLSAHIYTDVIRHLYANDGVDGQGKTLEVIPGLSTMRIEDLPEEVLPSESLFSHTLRRIGLVLPQSTAVVMNFYQELNPTLLENDLKSKLPRLLNVGFLSLSLPLPPLPPSESDATGCLSWLDEQRASSVVYISFGTVGAPSRSELVALAEALEAIDAPFLWSLRDNFKDLLPSGFVGGENKHRKVVSWAPQAQVLGHSSIGVFVTHCGCNSVYESISNGIPMICRPLFGDHRMTARMVEELWGVGEKVEGGVFTKSGVIKSFERILKNEEGKKMREKARALKEIVGVAAGPSGSALQDFRTLVDVISLF, via the coding sequence ATGCTTGATAAACAAAGTGATGCAATGAACAGAATCTCACCAAAAGGGCATGTTGCCATTCTTGCATTTCCGTTTGGCTGCCACGCAAAGCCTGTGCTAAACTTGGTGTGCAAGCTTGCAAAAGCTGCCCCAAACACGCGCTTTTCTTTCTTCAACACATTGAAATCCAACGACTTGCTGTTCTCAGAATCAAAATCCGAGATTTTGGAGAACATAATACCCTACAATGTATCAGATGGTGTTCCAACAAATCATGTCTTAACAGGAAACCCGCTAGAGGCAGTGAACCTTTTCCTCAAGGCGGCGCCTGAAAACTTCAAAACCTGCATTGAAAAGGCAATGGCAGACACAAGCACGCAGATCAGTTGTCTAATAACAGATGGATTCTTGGTCTTTGGTAGCCAGATGGCTGAGAATTTGGATGTTCCATGGATTCCAATTTGGATACCCTTACCTTGCACCCTGTCTGCTCATATTTACACTGACGTTATTCGCCATTTATATGCAAATGATGGTGTTGATGGTCAAGGAAAAACCCTAGAAGTTATTCCGGGTTTGTCTACAATGCGCATCGAAGACTTACCAGAAGAAGTACTTCCCAGTGAATCTCTATTCTCGCACACGCTAAGACGAATTGGACTAGTCCTACCACAGTCCACAGCCGTTGTCATGAATTTCTATCAAGAACTAAACCCCACGCTCCTTGAAAATGATCTCAAATCCAAGTTGCCCAGGTTGCTCAATGTAGGTTTTCTCTCCCTTTCATTACCACTACCACCATTGCCACCATCAGAATCCGATGCCACAGGCTGCCTTTCGTGGTTGGACGAGCAACGAGCTTCGTCTGTGGTGTATATCAGTTTCGGAACTGTGGGAGCTCCATCTAGGAGTGAGCTTGTAGCTCTGGCTGAGGCATTGGAAGCAATTGATGCACCATTTCTTTGGTCTCTTAGAGACAATTTTAAAGACTTATTGCCGTCTGGTTTTGTTGGAGGGGAAAACAAGCATAGGAAAGTTGTGTCATGGGCACCTCAGGCGCAAGTGTTAGGACATAGCTCAATAGGTGTGTTTGTGACTCACTGCGGGTGCAATTCTGTGTATGAAAGCATTTCGAATGGGATCCCAATGATCTGCAGGCCATTGTTTGGAGATCACAGAATGACTGCGCGGATGGTTGAGGAACTGTGGGGTGTTGGAGAAAAAGTGGAGGGCGGAGTATTCACAAAGAGTGGAGTGATCAAAAGCTTCGAGCGGATTTTGAAAAATGAAGAAGGGAAGAAGATGAGGGAGAAGGCCAGAGCCCTCAAGGAGATTGTAGGAGTGGCTGCTGGGCCTTCTGGAAGCGCTCTTCAAGATTTTCGAACTTTGGTGGAtgtaatttctttgttttaa